One genomic segment of Oncorhynchus nerka isolate Pitt River linkage group LG16, Oner_Uvic_2.0, whole genome shotgun sequence includes these proteins:
- the lsm12b gene encoding protein LSM12 homolog A — protein MAAPGPGEYFSVGSHVSCLTCLGQRLQGEVVAFDYQSKMLTLKCAPSSGKTNLNDVILINLAYVSEVDIINDRTETLPPLASLNVSKLANRARSEKEDKLSQAYAISAGVSAEGQLLFQTIHKTIKDCKWQEKNILVMDDVVISPPYQADNCKGKEGSALSHVRKIVEKHFRDVERQKSMQRSQAQQTQKDTTLSS, from the exons ATGGCGGCTCCTGGACCGGGGGAGTATTTTAGCGTCGGAAGCCATGTCTCTTGTCTCACTTGCTTGGGCCAGCGTCTGCAAGGAGAGGTGGTGGCCTTCGACTACCAGTCCAAGATGTTGACTTTGA AATGTGCTCCCTCCAGTGGGAAGACAAACCTCAACGACGTCATCCTGATCAATTTAGCCTATGTTTCTGAAGTGGATATAATAAATGACCGCACTGAAACTCTTCCTCCTCTAGCATCACTGAATGTTAGCAAG CTTGCCAATCGGGCACGGTCAGAGAAGGAGGACAAGCTGTCCCAAGCCTATGCAATCAGTGCTGGGGTTTCTGCGGAGGGCCAGCTGCTATTCCAGACTATTCACAAAAC CATCAAAGACTGTAAATGGCAGGAGAAGAACATACTGGTCATGGACGATGTTGTAATTTCGCCACCATACCAGGCTGATAACTGCAAAGGCAAAGAGGGAAGCGCTTTAAGTCATGTACGCAAAATA GTTGAGAAACATTTTAGAGACGTGGAAAGGCAGAAGTCCATGCAACGTTCACAAGCACAGCAAACACAGAAGGACACCACCTTATCTTCTTGA
- the g6pc3 gene encoding glucose-6-phosphatase 3, which translates to MEAIHTQGIWIAEALQQRTKSQDKLWLIATHIGDPKAAFLLVFPLTYFLNRRTGFAVVWVAAISEWLNLVFKWMLFGERPFWWIGESRLFEKNPPKLQQFASTCETGPGSPSGHAMVTAAVWWVMASSLGSLLYSYTRSMLLSAVPYVLYLLGLVAVGFSRIFILAHFPHQVIAGSLTGFILGVVLSRQVPEGRPLVFFVSSSIGLLLSAFLIHSGLTWLGFDLSWSIALAKKWCSHSEWIRLDTAPFSSLTRDCGAILGLGLAQYWKPGGYTLPCAPRALCLALCSMALYHVHRLPLPIQPQPLFYFLFFIKFTIVPQVVMIYVPGFVHLLTHKKKND; encoded by the exons ATGGAGGCCATACACACCCAAGGTATTTGGATTGCTGAAGCACTTCAGCAAAGAACGAAGAGCCAAGACAAACTTTGGTTGATTGCCACTCACATTGGGGATCCCAAAGCTGCCTTCCTTCTCGTGTTCCCCTTGACTTACTTTCTCAACCGACGGACTGGATTTGCAGTTGTCTGGGTGGCTGCTATTTCGGAGTGGCTTAATCTAGTGTTCAAATG GATGCTCTTTGGGGAGAGGCCATTCTGGTGGATTGGAGAATCCCGTTTATTTGAGAAAAACCCTCCCAAACTCCAACAGTTTGCCTCAACTTGTGAAACAGGTCCAG gcAGTCCATCTGGTCATGcaatggtaacagcagcagtgtGGTGGGTGATGGCCTCATCCCTGGGTTCTCTTCTCTACTCCTACACACGCAG CATGTTGCTATCAGCGGTTCCGTATGTGCTGTATCTGCTGGGGTTAGTGGCAGTTGGCTTCTCTCGCATCTTCATCCTGGCACACTTCCCCCATCAGGTCATAGCTGGCTCTTTGACAG GCTTCATTCTTGGGGTAGTTCTGAGCCGTCAGGTTCCAGAAGGTCGCCCTCTGGTGTTTTTTGTGAGTTCCAGCATTGGGCTACTCCTCAGTGCTTTCCTAATCCACTCAGGACTGACATGGCTGGGCTTCGACTTGTCCTG GTCCATTGCGTTGGCTAAGAAGTGGTGCTCCCATTCAGAGTGGATTCGGCTAGACACAGCCCCGTTTTCCTCACTAACACGGGACTGTGGTGCTATCCTGGGCCTGGGGCTGGCCCAGTACTGGAAGCCAGGTGGGTACACTCTCCCCTGTGCTCCACGTGCCCTGTGTCTGGCCCTCTGCTCCATGGCTCTCTACCATGTCCATCGACTGCCTCTACCAATCCAACCACAGCCCCTCTTCTACTTCCTCTTCTTTATCAAGTTTACCATCGTGCCCCAGGTGGTCATGATCTATGTACCTGGCTTTGTACACCTCCTTACACACAAAAagaaaaatgattaa